A DNA window from Nitrospirota bacterium contains the following coding sequences:
- a CDS encoding type II toxin-antitoxin system RelE/ParE family toxin — translation MSYKLVYTRRAEKDIKKLDPSIKHQIGKALLKLQNNPFEHSEKLTDPKIGAYRFRIGDYRVIIDIEGKDIVILRVGHRKEIYKRL, via the coding sequence ATAAGTTACAAACTTGTCTATACCCGCAGGGCGGAAAAAGACATCAAGAAACTTGATCCTTCCATAAAACACCAGATAGGCAAAGCCCTCCTGAAATTGCAGAACAATCCTTTTGAACACTCTGAAAAACTGACAGATCCTAAAATTGGGGCCTACCGTTTTCGCATAGGTGATTACAGAGTCATTATTGATATTGAAGGTAAAGATATTGTTATATTGAGAGTCGGTCACCGCAAGGAAATTTATAAGAGGCTCTAA
- a CDS encoding autotransporter domain-containing protein: MKIYLASIKENQCMKRTAAIIAFLILATTCYSVLLPQTASAENEYDVYLKGESFVWKEFDNSGTQLLKESGPVFGVGGLAKLDINSLTLKMKGELFGGRIDYDGQTQDGTPVQTDVDYLGVKIEGNIGYKFNLSERFSIEPFAGPGYRYWERDIKSTSMATGYLEKWSTVYVQAGIHSDIAFYGLGKVFVEGGIKFPVHNENEADLNVLGSGTVKLEPGKKESYFAEAGVKWKMLRTAVFYEGLRFSKSEIVDGWYQPESKGDIYGVNLGLTF, encoded by the coding sequence ATGAAAATTTATTTAGCTTCTATAAAGGAGAACCAGTGCATGAAACGGACCGCCGCAATTATTGCTTTTCTGATTTTAGCAACAACGTGTTATAGCGTTTTGCTCCCGCAAACAGCCTCGGCGGAGAATGAATATGATGTTTATTTGAAGGGTGAAAGTTTTGTTTGGAAGGAATTTGATAACAGCGGAACTCAGCTTTTAAAAGAGTCAGGCCCGGTCTTTGGCGTTGGCGGCCTGGCAAAGTTGGATATTAACTCATTGACTTTGAAGATGAAGGGAGAACTGTTCGGAGGGAGAATTGACTATGACGGACAGACACAGGATGGAACTCCTGTTCAAACCGATGTGGATTATTTAGGCGTCAAAATAGAAGGGAATATAGGTTATAAATTTAACTTAAGCGAAAGATTTTCAATTGAACCTTTTGCAGGCCCCGGTTATCGCTACTGGGAGAGGGACATCAAGAGCACGTCTATGGCAACAGGGTATCTTGAGAAATGGAGCACTGTGTATGTTCAGGCCGGGATACACAGCGATATTGCTTTTTACGGCCTCGGAAAAGTCTTTGTTGAGGGCGGAATAAAGTTCCCGGTGCATAATGAAAACGAGGCGGACCTGAACGTGCTCGGCAGCGGGACAGTTAAGCTTGAGCCCGGCAAGAAAGAGTCTTATTTTGCGGAAGCAGGGGTTAAATGGAAGATGCTCAGGACCGCGGTATTTTATGAAGGCCTGAGATTTTCAAAATCCGAGATAGTCGACGGGTGGTACCAGCCTGAATCAAAAGGCGATATATACGGGGTAAACCTCGGGCTGACTTTTTGA
- the gltA gene encoding NADPH-dependent glutamate synthase: protein MRFRKPDKRKNDFKEVALGLTERQAVAEANRCLQCKKPHCIAGCPVEVDIPKFISFVKEKDFLGGLRKIREFNMLPAICGRVCPQEHQCQGGCVLGKKKRPVSIGALERFVADYELSSEQMELPEINPLNGHKVAVVGSGPAGLTVAADLAKIGYDITVFEALHEPGGVLTYGIPEFRLPKKIIQREIEFVKNLGVKIILNWVVGRTQTVNELFEDGFKAIFIGVGAGSPKYLGIPGENLNNVYFASEFLTRVNLMKAYKFPTYDTPVKKARRVAVVGGGNVAMDSARTALRLGAEKVYIVYRRTEHEMPCRHEEVENATEEGIEFFFLTNPREILGDERGYVKGIKCDKMVLCEPDASGRRRPECSGEEFILDVDQVIMAIGQTSNPILIRSIDGLDLWGEGYIKADHDGRTNIPGIFAGGDITTGAATVISAMGAGKRAARSIDNFIMGRSETTAQPTESVKH from the coding sequence ATGCGATTCAGAAAACCTGACAAAAGAAAAAATGATTTCAAGGAAGTCGCGCTCGGTCTGACTGAAAGACAGGCTGTAGCCGAGGCCAACAGGTGCCTTCAGTGTAAAAAGCCCCACTGTATTGCCGGCTGTCCCGTTGAGGTGGACATTCCGAAGTTTATTTCGTTTGTCAAAGAAAAAGACTTCTTGGGCGGGCTAAGGAAGATAAGGGAATTCAATATGCTGCCTGCCATTTGCGGAAGGGTCTGTCCGCAGGAACACCAGTGCCAGGGCGGCTGCGTACTTGGAAAAAAGAAACGTCCGGTCTCGATCGGCGCGCTGGAGCGCTTTGTTGCTGACTATGAGTTATCGTCAGAACAGATGGAACTGCCGGAAATAAACCCGCTCAACGGTCACAAAGTTGCGGTGGTCGGCTCAGGGCCAGCGGGTTTGACAGTGGCGGCAGACCTCGCGAAAATAGGCTACGACATCACTGTCTTTGAAGCGCTTCATGAACCCGGAGGAGTGCTGACGTACGGCATTCCCGAATTCAGGCTTCCCAAAAAGATCATTCAGCGGGAGATCGAGTTTGTAAAAAACCTCGGCGTTAAGATCATACTCAACTGGGTCGTCGGAAGGACGCAGACAGTCAACGAGCTTTTTGAAGACGGATTCAAGGCGATATTCATAGGCGTTGGCGCGGGTTCTCCAAAATATCTCGGCATCCCCGGCGAAAACCTGAACAACGTGTATTTCGCATCGGAATTTCTTACAAGAGTCAATCTTATGAAGGCGTATAAATTCCCGACATATGATACGCCGGTAAAAAAGGCCCGCCGTGTGGCGGTTGTTGGCGGGGGAAACGTTGCGATGGATTCTGCAAGGACCGCTTTACGGCTCGGCGCGGAGAAGGTCTATATAGTTTACAGAAGGACTGAACATGAAATGCCGTGCAGGCATGAAGAGGTTGAAAACGCAACTGAAGAAGGCATAGAGTTTTTCTTTTTGACGAACCCCAGGGAGATACTCGGCGACGAAAGAGGTTATGTAAAGGGCATCAAGTGCGACAAGATGGTGTTATGCGAGCCGGATGCATCTGGCAGGAGAAGGCCTGAATGTTCCGGCGAGGAATTCATTCTCGATGTTGATCAGGTGATAATGGCAATCGGGCAGACATCAAATCCCATACTCATCCGCTCGATTGACGGTCTGGATCTATGGGGGGAGGGTTACATTAAAGCCGATCACGACGGCAGGACGAATATACCGGGAATTTTCGCCGGAGGCGATATCACTACAGGAGCCGCAACCGTCATCAGCGCGATGGGCGCGGGCAAAAGGGCTGCGCGTTCAATAGACAACTTCATCATGGGACGTTCTGAAACTACGGCACAACCTACCGAATCCGTAAAACATTAG
- the argF gene encoding ornithine carbamoyltransferase — protein MKKDLLTLLDLTPEDLQALLKRAVEFKSGKDISACPLIGKSIGLLFNKTSTRTRISFQTGIYQLGAQAIYINTNDLQLGRGETIEDTAKVLSRYLHGIVIRTYEHDTIETLAKNSTIPIINGLTDLHHPCQALADALTIQEKKGRLKDVRMVYVGDGNNVANSLIEAALLTGIDLVIACPRGYEPDRSITEDARSKGAKVTVLANPEEAAKGADVLYTDVWISMGQEKEVERKKKKFEGYQINRKLLSLAKPDAIVMHCLPAHRGEEITDDVIDSPQSVVIDQAENRLHTQKALLEMLVK, from the coding sequence ATGAAAAAAGACCTTCTTACATTACTGGATTTGACGCCGGAAGATTTACAGGCCCTATTGAAAAGGGCCGTTGAATTTAAATCGGGGAAGGACATTTCAGCATGTCCCCTCATAGGCAAGAGCATCGGGCTTCTGTTTAACAAAACCTCAACCCGCACGAGGATATCATTTCAGACAGGCATATACCAGCTTGGCGCTCAGGCAATTTACATAAACACAAACGACCTGCAGCTTGGCAGGGGAGAGACGATTGAGGACACCGCAAAGGTCCTTTCGAGATATTTACACGGGATAGTGATCAGGACCTATGAGCACGACACTATTGAAACACTTGCAAAGAATTCCACGATCCCCATAATCAACGGTCTGACCGACCTGCACCATCCCTGTCAGGCCCTTGCTGACGCGCTGACCATTCAGGAAAAAAAGGGACGGCTGAAAGATGTGCGCATGGTTTACGTCGGCGACGGCAACAACGTTGCAAACTCATTGATTGAAGCCGCCTTGCTGACGGGGATAGACCTTGTGATTGCATGTCCGCGCGGTTATGAGCCTGATAGATCGATTACTGAAGATGCGCGCTCAAAAGGCGCAAAGGTAACTGTCCTGGCAAATCCCGAGGAAGCAGCAAAGGGCGCTGACGTGCTTTACACTGATGTTTGGATAAGCATGGGCCAGGAGAAAGAAGTCGAGAGGAAGAAAAAGAAGTTCGAGGGTTATCAGATAAACAGAAAATTGTTGTCTCTCGCGAAACCGGACGCAATCGTAATGCACTGCCTGCCCGCGCACAGGGGCGAGGAGATAACTGATGACGTCATCGATTCTCCGCAGAGCGTAGTCATTGACCAGGCGGAAAACAGGCTGCACACACAAAAGGCCCTTCTTGAGATGCTGGTGAAGTAA
- a CDS encoding sulfide/dihydroorotate dehydrogenase-like FAD/NAD-binding protein, producing MFEILQKKKIAPLVDELTISAPYIAGHAKAGNFVVLRIHEKGERIPLTIADADRQEGTITLLFQKIGKTTVELGMLKPGDSIKDIAGPLGHATPVTKYGHCVLVGGGIGSATLYPILKALQDAENKTTVILGARTKELLVWEDKFRESASEMLPTTDDGSSGRKGLVTEVLKEVIEREQVDLVIAVGPIRMMKAVSELTRPYKIKTIVSLNPVMVEGTGMCGACRVNIAGKTRFACADGPEFDGHEVDFHELENRLNFYKDEEGQALHLFIRKTKRKGMKLA from the coding sequence ATGTTTGAAATATTGCAAAAGAAGAAAATAGCCCCTCTGGTTGACGAGCTGACGATCAGCGCGCCGTATATTGCCGGACACGCGAAGGCCGGGAATTTTGTCGTGCTGAGGATCCATGAAAAGGGCGAACGGATCCCCCTGACCATTGCCGATGCTGACAGGCAGGAGGGCACCATTACCCTTCTTTTCCAGAAGATCGGAAAGACAACAGTTGAGCTGGGGATGCTAAAACCCGGTGACTCCATCAAAGATATTGCCGGGCCATTGGGACATGCAACGCCGGTCACTAAATACGGCCACTGTGTTCTTGTCGGCGGAGGAATAGGATCAGCCACCCTGTATCCAATTTTGAAAGCATTGCAAGACGCGGAGAACAAAACAACGGTAATCCTCGGGGCGCGCACAAAAGAGCTCCTTGTGTGGGAAGATAAATTCAGAGAGAGCGCAAGTGAAATGCTGCCCACAACCGATGACGGGAGTTCAGGCAGGAAGGGCCTGGTCACTGAAGTATTGAAAGAGGTAATTGAGAGAGAACAGGTTGACCTTGTAATCGCGGTCGGGCCGATAAGGATGATGAAAGCGGTCTCGGAACTGACGAGGCCTTATAAGATAAAAACCATCGTAAGCCTTAATCCCGTAATGGTTGAAGGCACGGGCATGTGCGGGGCGTGCAGGGTGAACATTGCCGGAAAGACAAGGTTCGCATGCGCTGACGGGCCTGAGTTTGACGGGCATGAAGTTGATTTTCATGAACTTGAGAACCGCCTGAATTTTTATAAAGATGAAGAAGGGCAGGCGCTGCATTTATTTATCAGAAAGACAAAACGCAAAGGAATGAAATTAGCATAA
- a CDS encoding nucleotidyltransferase, with amino-acid sequence MNRLTGGGTIKGYVLIGGLSVSVWGLPRGTRDVDLLVSLESTNKITAFCRALNAEGFTTELCKGGIADPVPYLIKARKKDVPIDMIIATKKLEEEAVLNAVMLDFKGVKISVISPEYLIVMKLKAGGPRDLLDVKELLQMKALDMESITNLAKRFRADKRLAKIKTS; translated from the coding sequence ATGAACAGGTTAACCGGGGGCGGGACTATCAAGGGATACGTCCTTATCGGAGGTCTTTCCGTTTCTGTCTGGGGCTTACCGAGAGGGACAAGAGATGTAGATTTGTTAGTATCTCTTGAATCGACAAACAAGATAACCGCTTTTTGCAGGGCCCTGAATGCAGAAGGTTTTACAACAGAGCTTTGTAAAGGCGGCATTGCAGACCCTGTCCCTTATCTGATAAAGGCGCGAAAAAAAGATGTGCCTATTGATATGATTATCGCAACTAAAAAGCTGGAAGAAGAGGCTGTTCTTAACGCAGTCATGCTTGATTTTAAAGGAGTGAAGATATCTGTTATATCTCCTGAATATCTCATAGTTATGAAACTTAAGGCAGGTGGGCCAAGAGACCTTCTTGATGTAAAGGAGCTGCTGCAGATGAAGGCCCTTGATATGGAATCTATCACAAATCTTGCAAAGAGGTTCAGGGCAGACAAAAGGCTTGCAAAAATAAAAACGTCATAA
- a CDS encoding ComF family protein, with amino-acid sequence MLNNFLNTLFPETCPVCQNRAQDHVTAPICSDCWQEVSPYKGPLCRRCGKPLVSGESATCGECIQDEPAFVYARSFGLYEGALKKAINLLKFYGIKRLSKPLSDIITQIKLPHVDAVIPVPLHEKRLRQREFNQSALLAKYLAESLGTDVVVNCLVKIRDTRPQVGLSSQERRKNLSKAFDIKQRELINGKNIMLVDDVVTTGATVRECSKVLKKAGAKNIYAITLAHGVMD; translated from the coding sequence ATGCTTAACAACTTTCTCAACACCCTTTTCCCGGAGACCTGCCCGGTCTGTCAGAATCGGGCACAAGACCATGTAACAGCGCCGATATGTTCGGATTGCTGGCAGGAGGTGTCTCCGTACAAAGGCCCCCTTTGCCGGAGATGCGGGAAGCCGCTTGTTTCCGGAGAGTCCGCTACATGCGGAGAATGTATTCAGGATGAACCGGCGTTTGTTTACGCAAGGAGTTTCGGGCTTTACGAAGGAGCGTTGAAGAAGGCGATAAACCTCCTGAAATTCTACGGGATAAAAAGACTTTCAAAACCTCTATCTGATATAATAACCCAAATTAAATTGCCGCATGTTGACGCGGTAATTCCGGTTCCGCTTCATGAAAAACGCCTGAGGCAGAGGGAGTTCAACCAGTCCGCCCTCCTTGCAAAATATCTGGCAGAAAGTTTGGGAACAGATGTCGTAGTCAACTGTCTTGTCAAGATAAGGGACACGAGGCCGCAGGTGGGACTCAGTTCGCAGGAGAGAAGAAAAAACCTGAGTAAGGCTTTTGATATAAAACAGAGAGAACTCATCAACGGGAAGAACATCATGCTTGTGGATGACGTGGTCACAACAGGCGCCACCGTGCGTGAGTGTTCGAAGGTTTTAAAAAAAGCAGGCGCGAAAAATATTTATGCCATCACGCTTGCCCACGGAGTGATGGATTAA
- a CDS encoding 2,3-bisphosphoglycerate-independent phosphoglycerate mutase: MKPVMLIVLDGWGIGHNPEADATEKSNIPFYKSIIKEYPHTALACSGEAVGLPEGQMGNSEVGHLNLGAGRIVYQDYAKINKAIRDGAFQKNPALIDAMNAAVTNNSAVHFLGLVSDGGVHSHIRHLYALIDMAVVQGVKKTFIHAFMDGRDTPPASGINYIKELEAYIKDKPSVKIATVTGRYWAMDRDKRWDRVEQAYKALVLGEGKKASSAEEAVEQSYKLHENDEFIKPSVICNDSGPVGNIRDGDSVIFFNFRADRARELTRALTDKEFTSFERGNPPALSSYVTMTLYDETFSFPAAFPPMQLNNIFAEVLSGHNLKQLRIAETEKYAHVTYFFNGGEERSFDGEDRSLIPSPRDVATYDLKPEMSAYLVTDEVVKRIQQQSYDFILLNFANPDMVGHTGIMEAAVKACEAIDKCLKRISEEIDKAGGLLLITADHGNCELMFENNGPFTAHTTNLVPFILLKKGIKLRDKGILADVAPTLLELMGIKQPEEMTGKSLIEK; this comes from the coding sequence ATGAAACCGGTCATGCTCATTGTCCTTGACGGCTGGGGGATCGGGCACAATCCCGAAGCCGACGCCACTGAAAAGTCGAACATCCCTTTTTATAAAAGCATCATAAAAGAATATCCGCACACCGCGCTTGCATGCTCCGGCGAAGCTGTCGGCCTGCCTGAAGGACAGATGGGAAATTCCGAAGTGGGGCATCTGAACCTGGGCGCGGGAAGAATTGTATACCAGGATTACGCAAAGATAAATAAAGCCATCCGCGACGGCGCTTTTCAAAAAAACCCTGCCCTGATTGACGCAATGAATGCCGCTGTCACAAATAACAGCGCGGTCCATTTTCTCGGTCTTGTATCGGACGGCGGTGTGCACAGCCACATCAGGCATCTCTACGCGTTGATCGATATGGCAGTGGTCCAGGGAGTGAAGAAGACATTCATCCACGCGTTTATGGACGGAAGGGACACGCCACCAGCATCAGGAATTAATTACATCAAAGAGCTTGAGGCGTACATAAAGGACAAGCCCTCAGTAAAAATCGCTACGGTGACCGGCAGGTACTGGGCCATGGACAGGGACAAACGATGGGACAGGGTGGAACAGGCGTACAAAGCACTTGTGCTCGGCGAGGGGAAAAAAGCCAGTTCAGCGGAAGAAGCAGTTGAGCAAAGTTACAAGCTCCATGAGAATGACGAATTTATAAAGCCCTCTGTAATATGTAACGACTCTGGGCCGGTCGGGAATATACGTGATGGAGACTCGGTGATATTTTTTAATTTCAGGGCGGACAGGGCGCGGGAACTGACAAGAGCCTTGACCGATAAAGAATTTACTTCCTTTGAAAGAGGCAATCCTCCTGCGCTGAGCTCATACGTGACAATGACTCTCTATGATGAGACCTTTTCATTCCCGGCAGCGTTCCCGCCGATGCAATTGAACAATATATTCGCCGAGGTCTTAAGCGGACACAATCTAAAACAGTTGAGGATCGCCGAGACGGAAAAATACGCGCACGTAACTTATTTCTTTAACGGGGGAGAAGAGAGATCTTTTGACGGCGAAGACCGGAGCCTCATCCCGTCTCCGCGCGATGTGGCGACTTATGATCTAAAACCCGAAATGAGCGCGTATCTCGTCACCGACGAGGTCGTGAAAAGGATACAGCAGCAGAGTTATGATTTCATTCTTTTGAACTTCGCCAATCCAGATATGGTAGGCCACACGGGAATAATGGAGGCAGCAGTCAAGGCGTGCGAGGCCATTGATAAATGTCTGAAGAGAATTTCAGAAGAGATTGATAAAGCCGGCGGACTGCTGCTCATTACCGCTGACCACGGCAATTGCGAATTGATGTTTGAAAATAACGGCCCCTTCACAGCCCACACAACAAATCTGGTCCCCTTTATTCTTCTGAAAAAAGGCATCAAACTGCGTGACAAAGGAATCCTCGCAGATGTCGCGCCCACCCTCCTTGAACTGATGGGGATCAAACAACCGGAAGAGATGACGGGGAAGAGTTTGATAGAGAAGTAA
- a CDS encoding LPP20 family lipoprotein: MKIAFATKKGRDAINDVSTLILVLSFLSSCQTTQETRPPGPPPDWVVRTPNIEGMICAVGASEPTYFREDAKKYAAEGARKELARTINISIRTIMVDTATVKGSRVDEATVSEVSSWATSAVVENSKIIEYWFDAEGQAGKRDITYALGCMPRKFDKNSLEKKLTRPDQAGRGNPEDISRTAEEIIKFLEEEKQREKM, encoded by the coding sequence ATGAAAATAGCTTTTGCCACCAAAAAAGGTAGAGACGCCATTAATGACGTCTCTACGCTGATATTGGTCCTTTCATTTTTATCAAGCTGCCAGACGACTCAGGAAACCAGACCTCCGGGTCCTCCCCCTGACTGGGTGGTCAGGACGCCGAATATTGAAGGCATGATCTGCGCGGTCGGGGCAAGCGAGCCGACCTATTTCAGGGAAGACGCGAAAAAATACGCGGCTGAAGGCGCAAGGAAAGAGCTTGCAAGAACGATCAACATCAGCATCAGGACAATAATGGTCGACACGGCAACTGTAAAGGGAAGCCGCGTTGATGAAGCGACCGTAAGCGAGGTCTCATCATGGGCGACATCTGCCGTTGTTGAGAACTCAAAGATAATTGAATACTGGTTTGACGCGGAGGGCCAGGCAGGCAAAAGGGACATAACTTACGCGCTGGGCTGCATGCCCCGGAAGTTTGACAAAAACTCCCTTGAGAAAAAACTGACACGTCCTGACCAGGCAGGCAGGGGCAATCCTGAAGATATAAGCCGCACAGCCGAAGAGATAATAAAATTTCTGGAAGAGGAGAAGCAAAGAGAGAAGATGTGA
- a CDS encoding trypsin-like peptidase domain-containing protein, with the protein MKKIFIALTSLIILTGVSFAEFPAVEVYKKTSKSVVLIISRGDESASMVGAGSIVLSPGIIATNAHVVIDKAKAKPFPDIFVYLKPDKVTGNFRKDLVDRHKAKIIAYDTDLDLAVLKIESPPKDAGTIELADPEEIKIGEEAVAIGHPEQGGLWTLTYGRISGEIANQNNVDGKDVFQTDASVNRGNSGGPLIDKRGYMIAINTNIARLGAGDLPITGVNFAIKASVLKKWLDRQGIMLAYGTRPLTEDKSGAAAVSSTIQQETPLSPPLRIPSDKKIEEQKTVPSEMQKAEPAKEEKTGPVEEEKKALPEKEQKAVTEEKKDEGEKASPDKEPTKKAEEKVLPPKRPYDYDALLKSVEEDLQDMMEDMKSRIRR; encoded by the coding sequence ATGAAAAAGATATTTATAGCTCTAACATCATTAATCATCCTGACGGGCGTGTCGTTTGCCGAATTCCCCGCGGTTGAGGTGTATAAGAAGACTTCAAAGTCCGTTGTATTGATCATTTCACGAGGTGATGAAAGCGCCAGCATGGTAGGGGCCGGTTCTATTGTATTAAGCCCCGGCATCATAGCTACCAATGCCCATGTGGTAATTGATAAGGCAAAAGCAAAACCGTTTCCGGATATCTTTGTGTATCTGAAGCCTGATAAGGTGACAGGCAATTTCAGGAAAGACCTTGTCGACAGGCATAAGGCAAAAATTATCGCGTATGATACTGACCTTGATCTTGCAGTGTTGAAAATCGAATCTCCGCCAAAGGATGCTGGAACGATCGAGCTTGCAGACCCTGAGGAGATCAAGATTGGAGAAGAAGCTGTTGCAATCGGTCATCCCGAACAGGGCGGACTCTGGACGCTTACGTACGGAAGGATCAGCGGGGAGATCGCAAATCAGAACAATGTAGATGGCAAGGATGTGTTTCAAACCGATGCGAGCGTCAACAGGGGCAACTCAGGCGGCCCGCTGATTGACAAGAGAGGATACATGATTGCGATAAACACAAACATTGCGCGCCTGGGCGCAGGTGATCTGCCGATAACAGGCGTTAACTTTGCCATCAAAGCATCTGTTCTTAAAAAGTGGCTTGACAGGCAGGGGATCATGCTCGCCTACGGCACACGGCCTTTGACTGAGGACAAGAGCGGAGCTGCCGCTGTTTCCTCAACAATTCAGCAGGAGACCCCTCTCAGTCCCCCCTTGCGTATACCTTCAGACAAAAAAATAGAGGAACAAAAGACAGTCCCTTCTGAAATGCAAAAGGCAGAGCCTGCAAAAGAAGAAAAAACTGGACCCGTTGAAGAAGAAAAGAAGGCGCTTCCAGAGAAGGAACAAAAAGCAGTAACCGAAGAAAAGAAAGACGAGGGCGAAAAGGCAAGCCCTGACAAAGAGCCGACAAAGAAAGCTGAAGAAAAGGTCCTGCCGCCGAAAAGGCCGTATGATTACGACGCGCTTCTTAAGTCAGTGGAGGAAGACCTTCAGGACATGATGGAGGATATGAAGAGCAGGATCAGGAGGTGA
- a CDS encoding DUF4384 domain-containing protein yields MKKYILSSLTFVLMFVLTFSYAQAQNETVHPRDDLKEVTAEGMSILGEDTPPAQGRAMARNNARRNALEQAVGVEIHGSTVLYNSDFVSDLVKTATKGLIVKEEVIEDVPRIVGNQLSYYCKLKAYVKPINTEKKGNLAIMRAKVLRPDKKTAMESPVFQDNDEVQVRVSANEDSYINIFSVGQDGSVSKLYPNQHVKVEVLPARQEFIFPDDTYRLIGLRFRVNTPKKLSRSVESVLIIASKEKVDFLSGDIQQPMITDLMKELSEIDPSSWTEKTIGYEVRK; encoded by the coding sequence ATGAAGAAATACATTCTCTCGTCTTTAACTTTTGTTTTAATGTTTGTTTTAACTTTTTCTTACGCACAGGCGCAGAATGAAACAGTTCATCCCAGGGATGATCTAAAAGAAGTCACCGCTGAGGGCATGTCCATCCTCGGCGAGGACACTCCGCCCGCTCAGGGCAGGGCGATGGCGAGAAACAACGCAAGGAGGAACGCGCTTGAACAGGCAGTGGGCGTTGAGATCCACGGCTCCACCGTTCTTTATAACAGCGATTTTGTCAGCGACCTCGTCAAGACCGCAACCAAGGGCCTGATCGTGAAAGAAGAAGTCATTGAGGACGTGCCGAGGATAGTAGGCAATCAGCTCTCTTATTATTGCAAGCTCAAGGCCTATGTCAAACCCATCAACACGGAAAAGAAGGGGAACCTCGCCATTATGAGGGCAAAGGTTTTAAGGCCCGACAAAAAGACGGCCATGGAATCGCCGGTATTTCAGGACAACGACGAGGTCCAGGTGAGAGTCAGCGCGAATGAAGATTCATATATAAACATTTTCAGCGTGGGGCAGGACGGGTCCGTGTCAAAGCTTTACCCCAACCAGCACGTTAAGGTGGAAGTCCTTCCCGCGCGCCAGGAGTTTATTTTCCCTGATGACACATACAGGCTGATCGGCCTGAGGTTCCGGGTGAACACGCCGAAGAAACTCAGCCGTTCGGTGGAATCAGTTTTAATAATAGCGTCAAAGGAAAAAGTTGATTTTCTCTCCGGGGACATTCAGCAGCCCATGATCACAGATCTGATGAAAGAGCTTTCCGAGATCGATCCTTCTTCATGGACAGAGAAGACGATCGGATATGAGGTAAGGAAATGA